In the genome of Neofelis nebulosa isolate mNeoNeb1 chromosome 6, mNeoNeb1.pri, whole genome shotgun sequence, one region contains:
- the LOC131513491 gene encoding translation machinery-associated protein 7-like: protein MEELLVAGSGEGVSGAMSDHEGGKKEPLKQPMKQAKDTDEEDKALKQKQKEEQKKLKELKAKAMAMGLLATGGIKKSDKK from the coding sequence atggaggaGCTTTTGGTGGCAGGGTCTGGGGAAGGGGTGTCAGGTGCCATGTCTGACCATGAAGGTGGCAAGAAGGAGCCCCTGAAGCAGCCCATGAAGCAGGCCAAGGACACAGATGAGGAAGATAAGGCACTcaagcagaaacagaaagaggagCAGAAGAAACTCAAGGAGCTAAAAGCAAAGGCTATGGCGATGGGCCTCCTGGCCACAGGTGGAATTAAGAAATCTGACAAAAAGTAA